One window of Staphylococcus chromogenes genomic DNA carries:
- the purQ gene encoding phosphoribosylformylglycinamidine synthase subunit PurQ: MKFAVLKFPGSNCDRDMYNAALKSGVEAQYVDYRETSLEGFDGVLIPGGFSFGDYLRSGAVASVAPIIHEVKRLAKEGKPVLGVCNGFQILTEIGLLPGALLHNDSHLFVSRNERLTITNADTPFTQRYEVGEEVIYPVAHGEGHYYCTEEMYHDLIQNNQIILKYKENPNGSYQDIAGIVSKEGNVCGMMPHPERALETILGTDSGVKLFESMVESWREQHV, from the coding sequence ATGAAGTTTGCGGTACTCAAATTTCCTGGATCAAATTGTGACCGAGACATGTATAACGCTGCTTTAAAATCAGGGGTAGAAGCCCAATATGTCGATTATCGTGAAACATCATTAGAAGGTTTTGACGGTGTATTAATTCCGGGTGGTTTTTCATTTGGAGACTATTTACGCTCAGGCGCTGTGGCGAGTGTAGCCCCTATTATTCATGAAGTGAAACGTTTGGCTAAAGAAGGTAAACCTGTACTTGGGGTATGTAATGGTTTTCAAATTTTAACTGAAATCGGCTTATTACCAGGCGCATTATTACATAATGATAGTCATTTATTTGTTAGTCGAAACGAACGCTTAACGATTACAAATGCAGACACCCCTTTTACACAACGCTATGAAGTAGGGGAAGAAGTTATTTATCCTGTTGCGCACGGTGAAGGACATTACTATTGTACTGAAGAGATGTATCACGATTTAATTCAGAATAATCAAATTATTCTGAAATACAAAGAGAATCCGAATGGCTCTTATCAAGATATTGCAGGTATTGTTTCAAAAGAAGGTAACGTCTGTGGGATGATGCCTCACCCTGAACGTGCACTGGAAACTATTTTAGGAACAGATAGTGGTGTGAAATTATTTGAATCAATGGTAGAAAGTTGGAGGGAACAACATGTCTAA
- the purM gene encoding phosphoribosylformylglycinamidine cyclo-ligase has protein sequence MAESYKQAGVDIEAGYQAVKRMSSHVERTMRKEVLGGLGGFGATFDLSQLNMKAPVLVSGTDGVGTKLKLAIDYQRHDTIGIDAVAMCANDILTTGAEPLYFLDYIATYKVIPEVIEQIVKGISDGCEETGMALIGGETAEMGEMYHEGEYDVAGFAVGAVEKDEYIDGSQVKKGDVMIGLASKGIHSNGYSLVRKLIAESNINIDDTFAEGESYLDVFLKPTALYVQPVLEVKKQVNIKAMTHITGGGFYENIPRALPEGKTAVINTASFPTPRIFEWLAQQGNITTNEMYHIFNMGIGYTMVVSSEDETKVHEILKQSKCEAYTIGYIDETSEPIQLMGV, from the coding sequence ATGGCTGAATCGTATAAACAAGCAGGTGTAGATATTGAAGCGGGTTATCAAGCAGTGAAGCGTATGTCGAGTCATGTTGAACGTACAATGCGCAAGGAAGTTCTCGGAGGTTTAGGAGGATTTGGAGCGACCTTCGATTTATCTCAATTGAACATGAAAGCGCCTGTGTTGGTTTCAGGAACAGACGGAGTTGGTACCAAATTAAAATTAGCGATTGATTATCAACGTCATGACACGATTGGCATTGACGCTGTAGCGATGTGTGCCAATGATATATTAACGACAGGGGCAGAACCTTTATATTTTCTAGACTATATTGCGACGTACAAAGTCATCCCTGAGGTCATCGAACAAATCGTTAAAGGCATCAGTGATGGTTGTGAAGAAACAGGCATGGCTTTGATTGGCGGCGAAACAGCAGAAATGGGAGAAATGTATCATGAGGGTGAATATGATGTTGCTGGTTTTGCTGTAGGTGCCGTTGAAAAGGATGAATATATTGATGGCAGTCAAGTCAAAAAAGGGGATGTCATGATTGGCTTAGCATCAAAAGGGATTCATTCTAATGGTTATAGTTTAGTGCGCAAACTGATTGCAGAATCAAATATTAATATAGATGATACTTTTGCTGAAGGGGAATCCTACTTAGATGTCTTTTTAAAACCGACAGCATTATATGTGCAACCTGTTTTAGAAGTAAAAAAACAAGTAAACATTAAAGCCATGACGCATATTACAGGAGGCGGATTTTACGAAAATATACCACGTGCGCTTCCTGAGGGTAAAACAGCAGTCATTAATACCGCTTCATTTCCAACACCGCGTATTTTTGAATGGTTAGCACAGCAAGGCAATATCACTACAAATGAGATGTACCACATTTTTAATATGGGCATTGGTTATACGATGGTTGTTTCTAGTGAAGACGAGACAAAGGTTCACGAGATTTTAAAACAATCAAAATGCGAGGCCTATACTATCGGGTACATTGATGAAACGTCAGAACCGATTCAACTGATGGGGGTGTAA
- the purL gene encoding phosphoribosylformylglycinamidine synthase subunit PurL, whose translation MSKFLEPTAEEVKSEKLYKDMGLSEAEYEKVRSILQRDPNFTEIGIFSVMWSEHCSYKHSKPFLKQFPTTGEHVLMGPGEGAGVVDIGDDQAVVFKVESHNHPSAIEPYQGAATGVGGIIRDIVSIGARPINLLNSLRFGELTEKTNRRLCRGVVAGIGGYGNCIGIPTTAGEIEFDERYDGNPLVNAMCVGVIDHDMIQKGTAKGEGNSVIYVGLKTGRDGIHGATFASEELTEESESKRPSVQIGDPFVGKKLMEATLEAIQYKELVGIQDMGAAGLTSSSSEMAAKGGSGIHLELEKVPVREQGISPYEMMLSETQERMLLVVEKGTEQKFLDLFEHYELDSAVIGQVTQTNRFVLTYDGEVFADIPVEPLADEAPVYILEGEKPNYTPETRDYSKIDEDEVFNKLLVHPTIASKRYLYSQYDQQVGANTIVKPGLQASVVRVEGTNKAVASTIDGEARYVFNHPYEGGKMVVAEAYRNLIAVGAKPLAMTDCLNYGSPEKKEIYQQLIDSTRGMAEACEVLKTPVVSGNVSLYNETRTSSIFPTPVVGMVGLIEDIDYLKNFHPQAGDTLYIVGDTVAHFGGSQIEKLLYQQVNHESEHIDLIQEVHRGEAIREAIRNGQLSHVQTVGKGGALITLARMSAYYDLGIDATLPFEKAMFFSETPGRYIVSVKEGQTFNMKDAIKIGTFVDKDVFKVQSSDAVIERQKSEIKREWEGAIEACMTSAD comes from the coding sequence ATGTCTAAATTTTTAGAACCTACGGCTGAAGAGGTAAAAAGCGAAAAGTTATACAAAGATATGGGGTTAAGTGAAGCGGAATATGAAAAAGTTCGAAGCATACTACAACGTGATCCTAACTTTACTGAAATCGGTATTTTTTCGGTAATGTGGAGTGAGCATTGCTCGTATAAACACTCCAAACCCTTCTTAAAACAATTCCCAACTACTGGTGAACATGTCTTAATGGGGCCTGGTGAAGGTGCAGGTGTCGTTGATATTGGAGATGACCAAGCAGTCGTATTTAAAGTTGAGTCCCACAACCATCCTTCAGCCATTGAACCCTACCAAGGTGCTGCTACAGGAGTTGGAGGAATAATTCGTGACATTGTTTCAATAGGTGCACGTCCCATCAACCTTTTAAATAGTTTACGTTTTGGTGAACTCACTGAAAAAACGAATCGTCGCCTATGTCGTGGTGTTGTTGCGGGTATTGGTGGATACGGAAATTGTATCGGTATCCCTACGACAGCAGGTGAAATAGAGTTTGATGAACGTTATGATGGCAACCCTCTTGTCAATGCGATGTGTGTCGGTGTAATAGACCATGACATGATTCAAAAAGGGACAGCCAAAGGAGAAGGCAATTCTGTGATTTATGTCGGTTTAAAAACAGGTCGCGATGGGATACATGGGGCGACGTTTGCGTCAGAAGAGTTGACAGAAGAAAGTGAAAGTAAGCGCCCATCTGTTCAAATCGGTGATCCATTTGTAGGTAAGAAATTAATGGAAGCGACTTTAGAGGCTATTCAATATAAAGAGCTTGTCGGTATTCAGGATATGGGCGCAGCAGGTTTAACTTCTTCCTCCTCTGAAATGGCAGCTAAAGGCGGTAGCGGTATTCATTTAGAATTAGAAAAAGTTCCAGTAAGAGAACAAGGGATTTCACCTTATGAAATGATGCTTTCAGAAACACAAGAACGTATGTTATTAGTCGTAGAAAAAGGGACGGAACAAAAATTTTTAGATTTATTTGAGCATTATGAGCTCGATAGTGCAGTCATTGGTCAAGTCACTCAAACGAATCGATTCGTATTGACTTATGACGGGGAAGTTTTTGCAGATATCCCAGTTGAGCCACTCGCTGATGAAGCACCTGTTTACATTTTAGAAGGTGAAAAACCAAACTATACACCTGAAACACGTGATTATTCAAAAATTGATGAAGATGAAGTATTTAATAAGTTATTAGTACACCCAACCATTGCGTCTAAGCGTTATTTATATTCTCAATACGATCAACAAGTGGGTGCGAACACTATTGTGAAGCCAGGATTGCAAGCCTCTGTCGTTCGTGTTGAAGGCACAAACAAAGCCGTCGCTTCAACAATTGATGGTGAAGCACGTTACGTATTTAATCATCCCTATGAAGGCGGAAAAATGGTAGTGGCTGAAGCTTATCGTAACTTAATTGCAGTGGGTGCGAAACCTTTAGCTATGACAGATTGCTTAAATTACGGTTCACCAGAGAAAAAAGAAATTTATCAACAATTGATTGATTCAACACGAGGTATGGCTGAAGCTTGTGAAGTGTTAAAAACACCTGTGGTTTCCGGAAATGTTTCTTTGTATAACGAAACACGGACGTCATCGATTTTTCCAACACCTGTTGTAGGCATGGTAGGACTTATTGAAGATATTGATTACCTTAAAAACTTCCACCCTCAAGCGGGAGACACACTTTATATCGTAGGCGACACAGTGGCGCACTTTGGGGGAAGCCAAATTGAAAAATTATTATATCAACAAGTGAATCATGAATCAGAACATATTGATTTAATACAAGAAGTGCATCGCGGAGAGGCAATCCGTGAAGCCATTCGAAATGGACAACTATCACATGTTCAAACAGTAGGTAAAGGCGGTGCATTAATTACTTTAGCTCGAATGAGTGCGTACTATGATCTAGGAATTGACGCTACTTTACCATTTGAAAAAGCAATGTTCTTTAGCGAGACGCCAGGACGTTATATTGTGAGTGTCAAAGAAGGACAAACATTCAACATGAAAGACGCGATTAAAATAGGGACATTTGTTGATAAGGATGTCTTTAAAGTTCAAAGTTCAGATGCAGTGATTGAACGTCAAAAATCTGAAATCAAGCGTGAATGGGAAGGAGCAATTGAGGCATGTATGACATCCGCGGATTAA
- the purF gene encoding amidophosphoribosyltransferase, whose protein sequence is MYDIRGLNEECGIFGIWNHPHAAHLTYLALHSLQHRGQEGAGIVCSNGEQLFGARGMGLLTEAISDAQLQSLEGYPHAIGHVRYATTGASEVSNVQPFLFKHSKGDLGLAHNGNLTNALQLRRAIESTGGIFQTTSDSEVLAHLLIKGNSKHIKTNQKAALNQMKGAFSCVILNEQQLTATRDHRGVRPLMLGKVDGAYCVASETCAFTAIGAEYIRDIEPGELITFSNEDDVDYDHYTSDIDHRMCSMEYVYFARPDSEFRKHSIYQVRKALGRQLAKEMNIQADIVIGVPDSSLQAAKGFSEASGVPNEQGLLKNRYIGRTFITPDQAVRERQVRMKHAPIRDVIEGKRVVVIDDSIVRGTTSKHIVKTLKSAGAKEVHMGISSPPLKNPCYYGIDVSTHAELMAAQYELDEIRDMIGADSLTYLSVEGMHYVFKQYGSKGECNACFTGNYPIEIVDHELPVAKELKRRGV, encoded by the coding sequence ATGTATGACATCCGCGGATTAAATGAAGAATGCGGTATTTTTGGAATATGGAATCATCCTCATGCAGCACACTTAACGTATCTTGCATTACACAGTTTACAACATCGAGGTCAAGAAGGTGCTGGAATTGTGTGTTCTAATGGAGAACAGCTTTTTGGAGCGAGAGGAATGGGTTTATTAACGGAAGCCATTTCTGATGCTCAGTTGCAATCTTTAGAAGGCTATCCGCATGCGATTGGCCATGTCCGTTATGCTACGACGGGTGCGAGTGAAGTTTCAAACGTGCAACCGTTTTTATTTAAACACTCGAAAGGCGATCTTGGACTAGCTCATAATGGGAATTTAACAAATGCCCTTCAACTTCGACGAGCGATTGAATCCACAGGGGGGATTTTTCAAACGACGAGTGATTCAGAAGTCCTTGCGCATTTACTCATAAAAGGGAACTCAAAACATATTAAAACTAATCAAAAGGCGGCTTTAAATCAAATGAAGGGAGCCTTTAGCTGTGTCATTTTAAATGAACAACAATTAACCGCGACACGTGATCATCGCGGTGTGCGCCCTTTAATGTTAGGTAAAGTTGATGGCGCATATTGTGTGGCGAGCGAAACATGCGCCTTCACAGCTATCGGTGCGGAGTATATTCGAGATATTGAGCCAGGAGAACTTATTACGTTTTCAAATGAAGACGACGTTGACTACGATCATTATACATCTGATATTGACCATCGGATGTGTTCTATGGAATATGTTTACTTTGCAAGACCCGACTCTGAGTTTCGTAAACACTCTATTTATCAAGTGAGAAAAGCACTCGGGAGACAGTTGGCGAAAGAGATGAACATCCAAGCGGACATCGTTATCGGTGTTCCGGATTCTTCATTACAAGCAGCAAAAGGGTTTTCAGAAGCATCAGGCGTACCGAATGAGCAAGGTTTATTAAAAAATCGCTATATTGGACGCACATTTATTACACCGGATCAAGCGGTGCGAGAGCGTCAAGTACGAATGAAGCACGCCCCGATACGCGATGTGATTGAAGGTAAACGTGTGGTCGTGATTGATGATTCAATTGTGCGTGGAACTACGAGTAAACATATTGTCAAAACATTAAAATCTGCAGGAGCAAAAGAAGTGCATATGGGCATTTCGTCGCCCCCGCTTAAAAATCCATGTTACTACGGCATTGATGTTTCTACACATGCTGAGTTGATGGCAGCACAATATGAGCTCGATGAAATTCGAGATATGATTGGGGCAGATTCACTCACGTATCTATCTGTGGAAGGCATGCACTATGTCTTTAAACAATATGGTTCAAAGGGTGAGTGCAATGCATGCTTTACAGGCAATTATCCTATTGAAATCGTGGACCACGAACTACCCGTAGCTAAAGAATTAAAGCGTAGAGGAGTGTAA
- the purN gene encoding phosphoribosylglycinamide formyltransferase yields the protein MVKIAIFASGSGTNFDNIMQKISTGLLSHVEVIGLFTDQPQAACVERAHKHNVKVYAYDPKTYTSKKEYESVIYQTLKQNGVKWIVLAGYMRLIGETLLNAYEGHILNIHPSLLPKYKGKHAIEQALNNREQTTGTTVHYVDAGMDTGEIIAQRECPIYPNDQISDLEQRIKTLEYELYPEVIQKIIR from the coding sequence TTGGTTAAAATTGCCATTTTTGCTTCTGGCTCAGGCACTAATTTCGATAATATTATGCAAAAAATCAGCACAGGTCTCCTTAGTCATGTAGAAGTTATCGGCCTTTTTACAGATCAACCTCAAGCGGCCTGTGTGGAACGCGCGCACAAACACAATGTGAAAGTTTATGCCTATGACCCTAAAACTTATACTTCCAAAAAAGAGTATGAATCAGTCATTTATCAAACGCTGAAACAAAATGGGGTGAAATGGATTGTTTTAGCGGGTTATATGCGGTTAATAGGAGAAACGTTATTAAATGCTTATGAAGGCCATATTTTAAATATTCATCCTTCACTGCTACCTAAATATAAAGGAAAGCATGCGATAGAACAGGCGTTAAACAACAGGGAACAGACAACAGGGACAACGGTACATTATGTAGATGCAGGTATGGACACAGGGGAAATCATCGCTCAGCGGGAATGTCCGATTTATCCAAACGATCAAATTTCAGACCTTGAACAACGTATTAAAACTTTAGAATATGAATTATATCCAGAAGTCATTCAAAAGATTATTCGATAA
- a CDS encoding globin domain-containing protein — protein MLTQEEKGIILETVPVLQEKGTEITAKFYGRMFNQHPELRNMFNQTNQKKGFQSTALAQSVLAAAVNIEDLTPILPIVKEIGYKHCALDVRPEHYPIVGENLLAAIQEVVGLDADHPIITTWEKAYGDIADAFISIEKDIYDHMAWESFKPFKIEKIEQITHNIKAFTVTSDEFDLSQFTPGQYITVDIESEKLPYRAKRHYSIVDGGKNYLTFGVRRESGDGHEGEVSTALHDEFNEGDTINLSAPVGGFQLHNTDKPQLFLGSGVGVTPLVSMYRQAVKEAPQSQFINVAASEADVAFKEEIDKIKSQGNNTDVHYHLRDKEGYLEAEELKKYLTDETQVYICGGTPFLQSMIKELKTLNFNEDNIYYETFVPRLSVEV, from the coding sequence ATGTTAACACAAGAAGAAAAAGGGATTATTTTAGAAACTGTACCCGTACTTCAAGAAAAAGGTACAGAAATCACAGCTAAGTTTTACGGCAGAATGTTCAATCAACACCCTGAATTACGTAATATGTTCAACCAAACTAACCAAAAGAAAGGTTTTCAATCCACAGCGCTTGCACAATCAGTTTTAGCAGCAGCAGTTAATATTGAAGATTTGACACCTATTTTACCGATCGTTAAAGAAATTGGTTATAAACATTGTGCTTTAGATGTACGTCCAGAACATTATCCTATCGTTGGTGAAAACTTATTAGCAGCCATTCAGGAAGTGGTTGGTTTAGATGCGGATCACCCAATTATTACCACTTGGGAAAAAGCGTATGGAGACATTGCCGATGCCTTTATTTCTATTGAAAAAGACATTTACGATCACATGGCTTGGGAAAGTTTTAAACCATTTAAAATTGAAAAAATCGAACAAATTACTCATAATATCAAAGCGTTTACCGTAACATCTGATGAATTTGACTTAAGTCAATTTACACCAGGTCAATACATTACTGTAGATATTGAAAGTGAAAAATTACCTTACCGTGCAAAACGTCATTATTCAATTGTTGACGGTGGTAAAAACTATCTTACATTTGGTGTACGTCGCGAATCAGGCGATGGCCATGAAGGTGAAGTGTCAACAGCCTTACATGATGAATTCAACGAAGGTGACACTATCAATTTATCTGCACCAGTAGGTGGTTTCCAATTACACAACACGGATAAACCTCAACTATTTTTAGGTAGTGGTGTTGGTGTGACTCCGCTTGTTTCAATGTATCGTCAAGCTGTTAAAGAAGCGCCGCAATCTCAATTTATTAATGTAGCGGCTTCTGAAGCAGATGTTGCGTTCAAAGAGGAGATTGATAAAATTAAATCTCAAGGTAACAATACAGATGTACACTACCATCTCCGCGATAAAGAAGGTTATTTAGAGGCGGAAGAGCTTAAAAAGTACCTAACTGATGAAACACAAGTTTACATTTGTGGGGGAACACCGTTTTTACAATCAATGATTAAAGAACTTAAAACGTTAAACTTTAACGAAGATAATATTTACTATGAAACATTTGTCCCACGTTTAAGCGTAGAAGTTTAA
- the purS gene encoding phosphoribosylformylglycinamidine synthase subunit PurS has translation MKKIELHITLQPQVLDTQGQALTRAVHDLGYTQVDDIRVGKVLYLTVDEATDEAVHNVVTTLSEKLFANTVIEEYSYTILEEPSEKENV, from the coding sequence ATGAAAAAAATTGAATTACACATTACATTGCAACCCCAAGTTTTAGATACGCAAGGCCAAGCATTAACACGTGCGGTACATGATTTAGGTTATACACAAGTAGACGATATTCGTGTCGGAAAAGTTCTCTATTTAACAGTGGATGAAGCAACAGATGAAGCTGTCCATAATGTAGTGACGACATTAAGTGAAAAATTATTTGCGAACACCGTAATAGAAGAATATAGTTATACCATTTTAGAGGAACCTTCAGAAAAGGAGAATGTCTAA
- the purC gene encoding phosphoribosylaminoimidazolesuccinocarboxamide synthase, whose protein sequence is MSNALVYEGKAKRVFETEEPGVLRIEYKDEVTAGNGAKKDQMTGKGRLNNRITSEIFEFIAKQGVKSHFIQRISETEQLVKAVKIIPLEVVVRNIASGSITKRLGFENGHPFDTPLVEFFYKKDELNDPLITEDHIKLLHIANDDEIQSLKAQALQVNQALIQLMSALNLDLVDFKIEFGKDSEGNLLLADEISPDTCRIWDKTTGENFDKDVYRNETGSLIKTYESFLNKLEAL, encoded by the coding sequence ATGAGTAATGCGTTAGTTTATGAAGGAAAAGCGAAACGAGTGTTTGAAACTGAAGAACCTGGAGTTCTCCGTATTGAGTATAAAGATGAAGTTACAGCTGGAAACGGTGCTAAAAAGGACCAAATGACAGGAAAAGGACGTTTAAATAATAGAATCACTTCTGAAATTTTTGAGTTCATTGCTAAACAAGGTGTGAAAAGCCATTTTATTCAACGTATTTCAGAAACAGAGCAACTTGTAAAAGCGGTTAAAATTATCCCATTAGAAGTCGTCGTAAGAAACATAGCATCAGGCTCCATTACAAAACGATTGGGCTTTGAAAATGGTCATCCATTTGATACACCATTAGTTGAATTCTTCTATAAAAAAGACGAACTGAATGACCCATTAATTACCGAAGATCACATTAAGCTCTTGCATATTGCTAATGATGATGAAATACAAAGTCTAAAAGCGCAAGCCCTTCAAGTCAATCAAGCTTTAATACAGCTTATGAGTGCACTCAATCTAGATTTGGTAGACTTCAAAATTGAATTTGGTAAAGATTCAGAAGGAAACCTACTGCTAGCAGATGAAATTTCACCAGACACATGTCGAATTTGGGATAAAACCACAGGTGAAAACTTTGATAAAGATGTTTACCGCAATGAGACAGGCTCTTTAATCAAAACATATGAATCATTCTTAAATAAACTGGAGGCTCTTTAA
- the purE gene encoding 5-(carboxyamino)imidazole ribonucleotide mutase has protein sequence MKIAVIMGSSSDWEVMKEACDMLAYFKIPYDAKVVSAHRTPHMMVDFATQAYENGYRVIIAGAGGAAHLPGMVASMTTLPVIGVPIESKQLKGLDSLLSIVQMPGGIPVATTAIGKAGAKNAGILAARIVGATDEAIQTRLHEYEQTLIEKVEGMQNDLQ, from the coding sequence TTGAAGATAGCGGTCATAATGGGAAGTTCATCTGACTGGGAAGTCATGAAAGAAGCTTGTGACATGTTGGCTTATTTTAAAATTCCGTACGATGCGAAGGTAGTATCAGCACATCGTACGCCTCACATGATGGTGGATTTTGCAACACAAGCTTATGAAAATGGTTATCGGGTTATCATTGCTGGTGCGGGTGGTGCAGCTCATCTCCCAGGAATGGTGGCTTCAATGACGACATTACCTGTCATTGGTGTTCCGATTGAATCGAAACAATTGAAGGGATTGGATTCTTTACTTTCTATCGTTCAAATGCCTGGAGGTATCCCTGTGGCAACAACAGCCATCGGTAAAGCAGGAGCTAAAAATGCTGGTATTTTAGCAGCACGCATAGTTGGAGCGACAGATGAGGCGATTCAAACACGACTCCATGAATATGAACAAACATTAATTGAAAAAGTTGAGGGTATGCAAAATGACTTACAATAA
- the purK gene encoding 5-(carboxyamino)imidazole ribonucleotide synthase has translation MTYNKLKFGSTIGIIGGGQLGKMMAQSAQKMGYRIIILDPDAECPAQFVAHQFIHADYDDEAALQSLGEQSDVITYEFENINATQLHKLTERFNVPQGYEAIQLLQDRLTEKETIEKAGAHVAPFCKVTTPQELQQATETLGYPFIIKTRFGGYDGKGQILVDSEQNLNEALALIKDQECVAEKYLTLKREVSVTVTKGAHQQIVFFPLQENEHREQILFKTIVPARDNHEKLAREEVLKITQAVHFIGTFTVEFFIDENDELYVNEIAPRPHNSGHYSIEACDYSQFDTHIMAVTGQKLPETIELLKPAVMMNLLGKDLDLLEVEFDAHPEWHVHIYGKTSRKPLRKMGHLTQLTDDIQNVEKTLMTYFEGRKS, from the coding sequence ATGACTTACAATAAACTCAAATTTGGTTCAACGATAGGGATTATCGGTGGGGGTCAACTCGGAAAAATGATGGCACAATCGGCGCAAAAGATGGGCTATCGCATTATTATATTAGACCCAGATGCGGAATGTCCGGCGCAATTCGTTGCACATCAATTTATTCATGCCGATTACGATGATGAGGCAGCGTTACAGAGTCTAGGAGAACAATCTGATGTCATTACCTATGAATTTGAAAACATTAACGCAACGCAACTTCATAAATTGACAGAACGTTTTAACGTGCCACAAGGTTACGAAGCTATTCAACTATTACAAGATCGATTGACTGAAAAAGAAACGATTGAAAAAGCAGGGGCACATGTGGCGCCATTTTGCAAAGTGACGACGCCTCAAGAATTACAGCAAGCAACAGAGACATTAGGCTATCCGTTCATTATAAAAACGCGCTTCGGTGGTTATGATGGCAAAGGCCAAATTCTCGTTGACAGTGAGCAAAATTTAAATGAAGCTTTGGCACTGATTAAAGATCAAGAATGTGTGGCTGAAAAATATTTAACTCTAAAACGTGAAGTGTCTGTCACTGTGACAAAAGGTGCTCATCAACAAATCGTCTTTTTCCCGTTGCAAGAAAACGAACATCGTGAGCAAATTTTATTTAAAACCATCGTCCCCGCTCGCGACAATCACGAAAAACTTGCACGTGAAGAAGTCCTTAAAATTACGCAAGCCGTTCACTTTATTGGAACATTTACCGTTGAATTTTTTATAGATGAAAATGACGAACTGTATGTGAATGAAATTGCACCAAGACCTCACAACTCCGGTCATTATTCGATTGAGGCTTGTGATTATTCACAATTTGATACACATATTATGGCTGTCACGGGTCAAAAACTACCGGAGACTATTGAACTTCTAAAACCTGCCGTAATGATGAATTTGCTTGGTAAAGATTTAGATTTACTGGAAGTTGAGTTTGACGCACATCCAGAGTGGCATGTGCACATTTATGGCAAAACTTCACGCAAGCCTTTACGTAAAATGGGGCACTTAACACAGCTTACAGATGATATTCAAAACGTAGAAAAAACACTAATGACATATTTTGAAGGGAGAAAATCATGA
- the folD gene encoding bifunctional methylenetetrahydrofolate dehydrogenase/methenyltetrahydrofolate cyclohydrolase FolD, with product MSAKILDGKQIAKDYRQGLQDEVEVLKQKGYTPKLSVILVGNDGASQSYVRSKKKAAEKIGMISEVIHLEEDTSEEDVLKELERLNNDESVSGILVQVPLPKQVDEQKVLDAIDPDKDVDGFHPINIGRLYLDQAKLIPCTPLGVMELLKHADIDLEGKNAVVIGRSHIVGQPVSKLLIQQNATVTVLHSRSQNVHEHLKNADIIVSAVGRPGMVKKEDVKEGAVVIDVGNTPDENGKLKGDVEYDEVSEVAGAITPVPGGVGPMTITMVLNNTLIAEKMRRGLE from the coding sequence ATGAGTGCAAAAATTTTAGATGGTAAACAAATCGCAAAGGACTACCGTCAAGGATTACAAGATGAGGTAGAAGTTTTAAAACAAAAAGGGTACACACCAAAATTATCCGTAATTTTAGTCGGTAATGATGGCGCAAGTCAAAGTTATGTTCGTTCTAAGAAAAAAGCAGCAGAAAAAATCGGAATGATTTCAGAAGTTATCCACCTTGAAGAAGACACATCAGAAGAAGATGTTTTAAAAGAGTTAGAACGTTTAAACAATGATGAATCCGTAAGCGGTATTTTAGTTCAAGTGCCTCTACCTAAACAAGTAGATGAACAAAAAGTTTTAGATGCCATTGATCCAGATAAAGATGTAGATGGGTTCCATCCAATTAATATCGGACGCTTATATTTAGATCAAGCGAAACTTATTCCATGTACACCATTAGGCGTAATGGAGCTTTTAAAACATGCGGATATTGACCTAGAAGGTAAAAATGCTGTCGTTATCGGCCGTAGCCACATTGTAGGACAACCTGTTTCTAAACTATTAATCCAACAAAATGCGACAGTCACTGTACTTCATTCTCGTAGTCAAAACGTTCATGAACACCTTAAAAATGCAGATATTATTGTCAGTGCGGTAGGTCGCCCTGGTATGGTGAAAAAAGAAGATGTCAAAGAAGGTGCAGTGGTCATTGACGTCGGTAATACACCTGATGAAAACGGAAAATTAAAAGGGGACGTAGAATACGACGAAGTTTCAGAAGTAGCTGGAGCAATTACACCTGTTCCAGGTGGCGTAGGTCCTATGACAATTACAATGGTATTAAATAATACATTAATCGCTGAAAAAATGCGTCGCGGTTTAGAATAA